A region of the Candidatus Paceibacterota bacterium genome:
TGAGACGGTCTTCTGCAGCTCTTCATATACTGCTGTGTCGTTGAATACACCCGAGTGGAGATATTGAGAGACTTCGTAGCGCGAAAGCACCTCAATCAGCCCGGCGATGTGGTCTTTGTCGGGATGTGTTGCGAGAACTACATCGATTGACCGGTCGCCCCACGGCATGACTTGTGAGAGTTCACGGAGTACCCCCGTGTTCGACCCGCCATCAACGAGCATTTGGTTGCCATTTGGCGCTTCGATGTATATTGCATCGCCTTGCCCAACATCAAGGAACGCAACAGTGAGCACCCCCACCCGATCTGTTGCCGCAAGCGTTGCAGACCAAATAAAAAAGTTGAAAAGAATGAATATCAGAACAACGAGTGAGCGTGAGTAGAGCTGTATAGACTTCATACACTTTTAGTATACAAGAACAAACATTTAACTTTTGCTACAATAAAGAAAACTAATCACACATTACGTATGGAGTATCAAGAACAAACATTTAACCTACCAGCGCTCGAAGGAATCTCAGCTGAGCAGATCGAGGTACACCTCGGGCTCTACCGCGGATACGTGAAGCACACAAACCTTATCCGCGAGAAAATCCATGAGCTGGAAGTCGCAAACAAAGAAGGAAATACATACACGATTGCTGAGCTTCGCCGACGCTTTAGCTTCGAATTCGACGGTATGCGCATGCACGAATACTACTTTGAGTCTCTTGAAGATGGTGCAAAGACACTCGAAGATGGCGCACTTAAATCGGCGCTTGCGGATAAGTACGGAAGTTTTGACGGATTCATTGAGCATTTCAAAGCAGTTGGTATGAGCCGCGGCATCGGCTGGACTGTCCTCTACTGGGACCCGAAAGGAGAAACACCACATGTCGCATGGGTTTCTGACCACGAGCTTGGTGTGCTCGCCGGGCTCCCCGTCCTCATCGCGATGGATATGTGGGAGCACGCCTTCATGGTTGACCATGTCCCCGCCGAGAAAAGCGCGTACATCGACGCCTTTCTCAAAAACCTTAACTGGAGTGTCGTCGAAAGACGATTTGGAACTCTATAGAAACAAATGACGGACATCGATGTCCGTCATTTGTGAATAGGGTTTTAATCTCTATTCTCGAGAATCTAGCTTGATCCTCCTGGGGTACCAGGAGTTCCTGGAGTTCCTGGATCTTCAAGAGCGTCGCACCCCGCTTCAGGAACCGGGTACTTGTCACCGTGCGCTTCGTGCGCAGGCCACGACCTCTCACTGACTTTGATTATCTCCCATGGATGTTCTTCAGAGCCGGTCTGGTGGCAGATCTCCATGCGCGTCTGTGTCATATACATCCCCGCTCCCGCAATAGCGGCAACAGCAACTCCGAATACAACTATTTGTGTTGGCATATTATTTATCGTATGTATTAAATGAATATACATATAGTATACCTGACACCTCCAACGCTATTCCACCAACATCCGTGTAAAACTCTCTTCTTCTTGTCTGCGCCAACGAATGAGAATCAAGAGAACGACTCCATAAAGCAGGTAGATACCAACCATAAGCCACAACGGGAAAGTGTCGAGATGCAGTGATGCAAAGGGGAGTCGTGCGAAGAGATCGACCACACCAAGCTGATACGAAAGAAAGATCTGCGCAAGAAACGCAAACGGTGTCGCGAGAGATTGACTCACAAACCCCACAACACCCGCGAGAAACCCGAAGAGCATGGTAATTGGCACCGTAATCAGCACAAGGAGGTTTACCGGCAAAGCGACAAGCGAGAGCTCGCCGACCTTGTAGAGAAGAAGTGGCAGTACAAATATTTGCGTTGCAATAGTCGCCGTCGCAAACTCGCGAAATTGCAAACGACTCGGCACGAAGTGAAGCCACTCCTCAAGAAGCGGCGCAAGCCAGATGAGCCCAAGCGTCGCAAGGAACGAGAGTTGAAAGGACGCGTCGTGAATAAGGATCTTTGGGTTGTGAAGCAACATGAGAAACCCCGCGATGAAAAGCCCCCGGGTCATGTCGCTTGTGCGCCCAGTCGCGCGCGCAAGAATCACAAAAAGCGCCATGATGCTCGCGCGCACAATAGTTGCCGAGCCACCAACCATGATCGCAAAGAGAGGGATCGCGCTCACTCCAAGCATGAGCCCGATTGCAGACGGAAAGAATGAAAGTGCGCGCATGATCGCGTCTGCAACGATGGTCACGTTGTAGCCGGAGAGCACCACAATATGGATGATACCGGTGGTACGAAAGTCTTGCTGCAGCTTCTCGCCGAGTGACTGCTTCGCACCAACGACGAGCCCACCAAGAAGCGAGCTCTCCGGGTCTGGGATGAGTCGGCCAATACTCTCAAGAAATGAATGTTTAAAACTAAAAAGATGACGCTTGATAATATTTCCATGCCCACTTGATACAAAGGATATCTCGGGGAATATCATTTCATAAAATATGTCGTCCTTTGAGAGATATGCTGCGTAGTTAAAGTACCGACCGGCGTCTGTTGTGAATCCACCCGGTTTCATAAGCTCACCCTCAAGACGCACACGGTCGCCATAGTGAAACACGGGGTACGAATCCGCAACTACGCGGACCTTTTCACGGACGAGAGTCTCAGAGATGTGGTCTACAACCACTGTGTAGTTGGTATTATTCTCGCGCCGGTCCGGTTCATCAATAACAACCCCTTCGAGTATTGCTTCACTTCCCGTACGTGATTCAAACTCGATACCTCCACGCTTGAGTTCAGCAATATCCATGCGCAACACCCCGCTCCCAACCGCAAGAATGACAAAACTAACAAGCAATACTTTTCTGCGCTCCTGAGAGACGAGCGAAGAGAGTGCAACAGCTCCTCCGAGAAAAAACACAAAGAAAGAAAATGCAAATCCAAGATCAAAAAAGGAGCGCCAGAGCACTCCGATACCA
Encoded here:
- a CDS encoding Fe-Mn family superoxide dismutase, giving the protein MEYQEQTFNLPALEGISAEQIEVHLGLYRGYVKHTNLIREKIHELEVANKEGNTYTIAELRRRFSFEFDGMRMHEYYFESLEDGAKTLEDGALKSALADKYGSFDGFIEHFKAVGMSRGIGWTVLYWDPKGETPHVAWVSDHELGVLAGLPVLIAMDMWEHAFMVDHVPAEKSAYIDAFLKNLNWSVVERRFGTL
- a CDS encoding ComEC family competence protein, with the protein product MKFLLYIIIIGFGIGVLWRSFFDLGFAFSFFVFFLGGAVALSSLVSQERRKVLLVSFVILAVGSGVLRMDIAELKRGGIEFESRTGSEAILEGVVIDEPDRRENNTNYTVVVDHISETLVREKVRVVADSYPVFHYGDRVRLEGELMKPGGFTTDAGRYFNYAAYLSKDDIFYEMIFPEISFVSSGHGNIIKRHLFSFKHSFLESIGRLIPDPESSLLGGLVVGAKQSLGEKLQQDFRTTGIIHIVVLSGYNVTIVADAIMRALSFFPSAIGLMLGVSAIPLFAIMVGGSATIVRASIMALFVILARATGRTSDMTRGLFIAGFLMLLHNPKILIHDASFQLSFLATLGLIWLAPLLEEWLHFVPSRLQFREFATATIATQIFVLPLLLYKVGELSLVALPVNLLVLITVPITMLFGFLAGVVGFVSQSLATPFAFLAQIFLSYQLGVVDLFARLPFASLHLDTFPLWLMVGIYLLYGVVLLILIRWRRQEEESFTRMLVE